Proteins encoded together in one Lagopus muta isolate bLagMut1 chromosome 3, bLagMut1 primary, whole genome shotgun sequence window:
- the CLUL1 gene encoding clusterin-like protein 1 has product MKSSWLFIIHLLWLNGHQCAPTRQEEMNLRENLKTLSEVGEKYVDEEVKKALIGIKHMKIMMERNEDKHIDLMKTLKKSSEEKQEALRLMDEVKERLEEEERQCQVSLKNLWDECESCLESTCMRFYTTCRRGLSTFRSKVEDFLRKIPPLIFPFHEDQGKDIQINEKPEKEDTQLVKMEDLFSQLLSDMGSVFDRSFMFFKQMQKEFDQSFQTYFMSDLDLSESPSMPALPEATTRNDGLQKDWGIPAFLQTVFDFSKTVFEGVSEVITEVFDEYRDNRRDLPEQAKGSDRGGMFSKIVSGRQRTLCKELRENSSGCTQFHERCQKCQDNLLHDCPNVPELHMKFDEAFKLVNLSGEQYEQILQMVQRHTEDTSYLLNKMKERFGWVSELSNMTIGPENIFNIVKVVPGDVSGTNETVVDVNILTSPTFTIKVPPHLDPKSAEFIEYIAGKALQLYKQNF; this is encoded by the exons ATGAAGTCCTCTTGGTTATTTATAATACACTTGCTATGGCTGAATGGTCACCAGTGTGCACCGACCAGGCAGGAGGAAATGAATCTCCGGGAAAACCTGAAGA CTTTATCTGAAGTTGGGGAGAAATATGTAGATGAAGAGGTAAAGAAAGCTTTGATTGGTATTAAGCACATGAAAATTatgatggaaagaaatgaagataagCACATAGATCTGATGAAAACTTtgaagaagagcagtgaagaaaaacag gAAGCCTTGCGACTTATGGATGAAGTAAAGGAAAGattagaagaagaagaaagacaatGCCAAGTATCTTTGAAAAATCTATGGGATGAATGTGAATCTTGCTTAGAAAGTACCTGCATGCGATTCTATACGACTTGCAGACGGGGTTTATCAACATTTAGAAGCAAG GTTGAAGattttttgaggaaaatacCTCcacttattttcccttttcatgaAGATCAAGGAAAAGACATCCAGATTAATGAAAAGCCTGAGAAAGAGGATACTCAACTAGTAAAAATGGAAGATCTATTTAGCCAACTGTTATCAGACATGGGCTCAGTGTTTGACAGAAGTTTCATGTTTTTCAAGCAGATGCAAAAAGAATTTGACCAATCCTTTCAAACATATTTCATGTCTGATCTGGATTTGAGTGAATCCCCCAGCATGCCTGCTTTACCCGAGGCCACTACCAGAAATGACGGCTTACAGAAAGACTGGGGTATACCCGCCTTCCTGCAGACAGTCTTTGATTTCAGCAAGACAGTGTTTGAAGGTGTCAGTGAGGTGATTACTGAGGTATTCGATGAATACAGAGATAATAGAAGAGATTTGCCAGAACAAGCCAAAG GTTCTGACAGGGGTGGCATGTTCTCGAAAATTGTGTCAGGACGCCAAAGGACTCTGTGCAAAGAGCTTCGAGAGAATTCCTCTGGATGCACACAGTTTCATGAGAGATGTCAGAAATGTCAAGACAATCTTTTGCATG ATTGCCCAAATGTTCCTGAACTGCACATGAAGTTTGATGAAGCCTTTAAGCTGGTTAATCTCTCTGGTGAGCAGTACGAGCAGATTCTCCAGATGGTTCAGCGTCATACAGAAGACACTTCCTACTTgctgaacaaaatgaaagaaagatttgGGTGGGTGTCTGAGTTATCCAATATGACCATCGgaccagaaaatattttcaatatagtCAAG GTGGTACCTGGAGATGTTTCTGGTACAAACGAAACCGTGGTAGATGTGAATATTTTGACTTCACCTACTTTCACCATTAAAGTTCCTCCCCACTTAGACCCAAAGAGTGCAGAATTCATTGAATACATAGCTGGAAAAGCACTGCAACTATATAAGCAGAATTTTTAA